The Sphingomonas sp. genome contains a region encoding:
- the xth gene encoding exodeoxyribonuclease III, whose protein sequence is MKIVSYNVNGIKARIDRLVEYLAEQQPDIVCLQELKSSDDTLPIAAIEAAGYGAVWHGQKGFNGVAILAKGQQPVERQRGLAGDPEDAHSRYIEAEVGDLIVGGLYLPNGNPQPGPKFDYKLRWMDRLYDRAAQLLAEERPAILAGDFNVIPNDDDTFSVRAMAEDALMQPESRERYRMLLAQGWTDALRTRFPKGGVWTFWDYQAGAWQRDAGFRIDHLLLSPQAADRFTGAGVDKEYRGREKASDHTPTWVTLR, encoded by the coding sequence TTGAAAATCGTCAGCTACAACGTCAACGGCATCAAGGCGCGGATCGATCGCCTGGTCGAGTATCTCGCCGAGCAGCAGCCGGACATCGTCTGCCTCCAGGAGTTGAAGAGTTCCGACGACACGCTGCCCATCGCCGCGATCGAGGCGGCAGGCTATGGCGCGGTGTGGCACGGCCAGAAGGGCTTCAACGGCGTCGCGATCCTCGCCAAGGGCCAGCAGCCGGTCGAGCGCCAGCGCGGCCTCGCAGGCGATCCCGAGGATGCCCATAGCCGCTACATCGAGGCGGAAGTCGGCGATCTGATCGTTGGCGGGCTGTATCTGCCCAATGGCAATCCGCAGCCGGGCCCCAAGTTCGACTACAAGCTGCGCTGGATGGACCGTCTATACGACCGGGCCGCGCAACTGCTCGCCGAGGAACGCCCCGCGATCCTCGCGGGCGATTTCAACGTCATCCCCAATGACGATGACACCTTCTCGGTACGCGCGATGGCCGAGGATGCGCTGATGCAGCCTGAATCGCGCGAGCGCTACCGGATGCTGCTCGCCCAAGGCTGGACCGACGCGCTGCGTACGCGCTTCCCCAAAGGCGGCGTGTGGACCTTCTGGGACTATCAGGCGGGCGCCTGGCAGCGCGACGCGGGGTTCCGCATCGACCATCTGCTGCTCAGCCCCCAGGCGGCGGATCGCTTCACGGGCGCCGGCGTCGACAAAGAATATCGCGGGCGCGAAAAGGCGAGCGATCATACGCCGACCTGGGTGACGCTGCGCTAA
- the erpA gene encoding iron-sulfur cluster insertion protein ErpA: MTTTIDQPTIALTPAAAARVAAIAAKQAKPAILRLSVEGGGCSGFQYRFGLAEGVEADDSVAEVDGVQLVVDSVSLDLVRGAQVDFIDNLGGAHFAVTNPNAASGCGCGTSFSI; the protein is encoded by the coding sequence ATGACGACGACCATCGACCAGCCCACCATCGCGCTGACGCCCGCCGCTGCGGCGCGTGTCGCCGCGATTGCCGCCAAGCAGGCCAAGCCCGCGATCCTGCGGCTTTCGGTGGAAGGCGGCGGCTGTTCGGGTTTCCAGTATCGCTTCGGCCTGGCCGAGGGCGTGGAGGCCGATGACAGCGTCGCCGAAGTCGATGGCGTGCAGTTGGTGGTCGATTCGGTCAGCCTCGATCTGGTCCGCGGCGCGCAGGTGGATTTCATCGACAATCTCGGCGGCGCGCATTTCGCGGTGACCAACCCCAATGCGGCATCCGGATGCGGCTGCGGCACCAGCTTCTCGATCTAA
- a CDS encoding M23 family metallopeptidase — translation MAVPSERKNDDFARKFRDFFTTRDVILHEGGKLRRFSVGGRSQALFASAATLTVLFSGYGMSQAMAGAIAYTAPVAGSPEAQVAAMRAEVAHMRAEVAAAKEAAKLQAAKIEQRQAVLNAVVSGKADRSVLEADLAAASPQTSALTDEIVAPLHKVEARQVALAAQAQKVGEARVRQAAAQLQHLGLAPNRFVKVTVAMGGPYEAVSDEDAAAATTADADAQFRTLFETWKKLDSIESSTISIPSMQPVQHVSFTSHYGVRSDPFRGTAAMHAGVDIPGQMGTPIYATADGIVSHAGRQGGYGNLVEINHGRGMETRYGHLSKILVADNTRVHRGQIIGLMGSTGRSTGTHLHYEVRLDGRAINPIPFIQSGEYIAQAPVAGGVGGPRGQR, via the coding sequence ATGGCTGTACCGTCTGAACGCAAGAACGACGATTTCGCACGCAAGTTCCGGGACTTCTTCACCACTCGTGATGTGATTCTCCACGAAGGCGGCAAGCTGCGTCGCTTCAGCGTGGGCGGCCGGTCGCAGGCGCTGTTCGCCTCCGCCGCGACGCTGACCGTGCTTTTTTCCGGCTATGGCATGTCGCAGGCGATGGCCGGCGCGATCGCCTATACCGCGCCGGTGGCGGGTTCGCCCGAGGCGCAGGTCGCCGCGATGCGCGCCGAGGTTGCCCATATGCGCGCCGAAGTCGCCGCCGCCAAGGAAGCTGCCAAGCTGCAGGCTGCCAAGATCGAGCAGCGCCAGGCAGTGCTCAACGCGGTCGTATCGGGCAAGGCCGATCGCTCGGTCCTCGAGGCCGATCTCGCCGCTGCGTCCCCGCAGACCAGCGCGCTGACCGACGAGATTGTCGCACCGCTCCACAAGGTCGAGGCGCGCCAGGTCGCGCTCGCCGCGCAGGCGCAGAAGGTCGGCGAGGCGCGGGTGCGCCAGGCCGCCGCGCAGCTTCAGCATCTCGGGCTCGCGCCCAATCGCTTCGTCAAGGTGACCGTCGCCATGGGCGGCCCGTATGAGGCGGTCAGCGACGAGGACGCAGCCGCGGCGACCACTGCCGACGCGGACGCCCAGTTTCGCACCCTGTTCGAGACCTGGAAGAAGCTCGACTCGATCGAATCGAGCACCATCTCGATCCCGTCGATGCAGCCGGTGCAGCATGTCAGCTTCACCTCGCATTACGGCGTTCGTTCGGACCCGTTCCGCGGCACCGCAGCGATGCACGCGGGCGTCGACATCCCGGGCCAGATGGGCACGCCGATCTACGCAACGGCCGATGGTATCGTCTCGCATGCCGGACGCCAGGGCGGGTATGGCAATCTCGTCGAGATCAACCATGGGCGCGGCATGGAAACACGCTACGGCCATCTCTCGAAGATCCTGGTTGCGGACAATACGCGCGTCCATCGCGGCCAGATCATCGGCCTGATGGGCTCGACCGGCCGCTCGACCGGAACGCACCTTCATTACGAGGTGCGCTTGGATGGTCGCGCGATCAATCCGATCCCGTTCATCCAGTCGGGCGAATATATCGCGCAGGCGCCGGTTGCGGGTGGCGTCGGCGGTCCGCGCGGCCAGCGCTGA
- a CDS encoding ferritin-like domain-containing protein: MSQRQSVGAAVRAVLDAADPTDKVMRARAAARDWRLGRLDVRFDVAMPDRPARPDAPELLPPNRMPKRGRGGSERSRIALIHALAHIEFVAIDLAFDLIGRFGAQFPTGFTDDWMRVGADEAMHFALLDRRLRGLGSHYGALPAHDGLWDAAAETAHDVKARLAVVPMVLEARGLDVTPATIERFDAVGDTVTAKILTRILTDEVRHVRAGTAWFESACKAGGCNPETTWHQLVRTHFRGAVKPPFNDSAREAAGLTRDYYQALAAG, translated from the coding sequence GTGAGCCAAAGGCAAAGCGTGGGCGCGGCGGTGCGGGCGGTACTCGATGCCGCCGACCCGACCGACAAGGTGATGCGGGCCCGGGCCGCCGCGCGCGACTGGCGGCTGGGTCGCCTCGACGTCCGCTTCGACGTCGCCATGCCCGATCGTCCGGCGCGGCCGGATGCGCCCGAACTGCTGCCGCCCAACCGCATGCCCAAGCGCGGGCGCGGCGGCTCCGAGCGCAGCCGGATCGCGCTGATCCACGCGCTCGCACATATCGAATTCGTCGCGATCGACCTTGCCTTCGACCTGATCGGCCGCTTTGGCGCGCAGTTCCCGACCGGCTTCACCGACGACTGGATGCGCGTCGGTGCCGACGAGGCGATGCATTTCGCGCTGCTCGACCGGCGGCTGCGCGGCCTCGGCAGTCACTATGGCGCGCTACCCGCCCATGACGGATTATGGGATGCCGCCGCCGAGACTGCGCACGATGTCAAGGCGCGTCTGGCCGTAGTGCCGATGGTGCTGGAGGCGCGCGGGCTGGATGTCACGCCCGCGACAATCGAGCGGTTCGACGCCGTCGGTGACACGGTGACGGCGAAGATTCTGACGCGCATTCTGACTGACGAGGTGCGGCACGTACGGGCTGGTACGGCGTGGTTTGAGTCGGCCTGCAAGGCCGGTGGTTGCAATCCCGAAACGACCTGGCACCAGCTTGTCCGCACGCATTTCCGTGGGGCCGTTAAGCCACCGTTCAACGACTCGGCGCGCGAAGCAGCCGGTCTGACGCGGGATTACTACCAAGCGCTTGCTGCCGGCTGA
- a CDS encoding bifunctional [glutamine synthetase] adenylyltransferase/[glutamine synthetase]-adenylyl-L-tyrosine phosphorylase: MEADFSAVLARIAQHSPFLAVIAGREGDIVADPAVALADPIGFAATPTTDMPEPQALRIQRRRLALIAAVGDLSGSYDFGRTTRLLSDFADEALDRAIRAAIRERTPDAELRGFAAIALGKQGSRELNYSSDIDPILIFDPATLPCRPREVPEDAAVRIARRVLEILQARDGDGYVLRVDLRLRPSPEVTPIALPVEAAISYYESQALPWERAAFIRARAAGGDTALGESFLDAIRPFVWRRALDYGTIREIQEISRRIRDHYQQGQRFGPGYDLKRGRGGIREVEFFAQIHQLIHGGRDPALRVPATRDALAALAAAGRIHAGEAAALDEAYVLLRTIEHRLQMIDDRQTHTLPSDPAALDHVARLHGVADGAALIALLQPHVERVGRIYDALAEAGGSGLPSDPDTLGERLAQAGFADADVARRVVEGWRGATYPALRSPAAQSALEAVLPTLMAGFGGAPDPQHAITRFDAMLKRLPSAVNIFRLLEAQPALTRLLSAILSHAPTLAEQLGRRAELLDGLIDASALAPVGAVPDLMATMAAAERGADYQWLLEHVRRIVNEKRFALGAQIVAGASDPLDVSAGYARVAEAAIEVLAAATVAEFAGQHGHVPGSELVILALGRMGGGALTHASDLDLIYLFTGDYAAESDGRRPLGAVTYYNRLAQRVTAALSVPTAAGPLYEVDTRLRPSGAQGPLSVSLEGFASYQEKDAWTWEHMALTRARPVFGSSEARVQVQAIISRVLHGARPDRDILADAAKMRADMAAHKPPAGPLDAKLLDGGLVDLEFAVHVQQLCHRNGFDPQLGRAIDALAGQRIVPPPLRPAHDFLTRLLVTLRLVAPDAQPPGERTRALIARALGLPDWEAVVATLDATRQEVRDCWAAIQAGT, translated from the coding sequence ATCGAAGCTGATTTCTCTGCCGTGCTTGCGCGGATTGCCCAGCACTCTCCATTTCTTGCCGTGATTGCCGGGCGAGAGGGGGACATTGTCGCGGATCCGGCGGTTGCGCTCGCCGATCCGATCGGCTTTGCAGCTACCCCCACGACCGACATGCCCGAGCCACAGGCCCTGCGCATCCAGCGGCGGCGGCTCGCATTGATCGCGGCCGTCGGGGATCTGTCGGGCAGCTATGATTTTGGCCGCACCACCCGTTTGCTCAGCGATTTCGCCGACGAGGCGCTCGATCGCGCGATCCGTGCCGCGATCCGCGAGCGCACCCCCGATGCCGAACTGCGGGGTTTTGCCGCCATCGCGCTGGGCAAGCAGGGCAGTCGCGAGCTCAATTACTCGTCGGACATCGACCCGATCCTGATCTTCGACCCTGCGACGCTGCCCTGTCGCCCGCGCGAGGTGCCCGAGGATGCGGCAGTGCGGATTGCGCGGCGGGTTCTGGAGATCCTCCAGGCGCGTGACGGCGATGGCTATGTGCTCCGCGTCGACCTGCGGCTGCGGCCCTCGCCCGAGGTGACGCCGATCGCATTGCCCGTGGAAGCGGCGATCAGCTATTATGAAAGCCAGGCACTGCCCTGGGAGCGCGCGGCCTTCATCCGCGCTCGCGCTGCCGGTGGCGATACCGCGCTGGGCGAGAGCTTCCTCGATGCGATCCGTCCCTTCGTGTGGCGGCGTGCGCTCGACTATGGGACGATCCGCGAGATCCAGGAGATTTCGCGACGCATCCGCGACCACTACCAGCAGGGTCAGCGGTTCGGGCCCGGCTATGATCTTAAGCGCGGCCGCGGCGGCATTCGCGAGGTCGAGTTCTTCGCGCAGATCCACCAGCTGATCCATGGCGGTCGCGACCCCGCGCTGCGCGTGCCCGCCACCCGCGATGCGCTCGCGGCGCTGGCCGCCGCGGGGCGGATCCATGCGGGCGAGGCCGCAGCGCTGGACGAGGCCTATGTGCTGCTCCGCACGATCGAGCATCGCCTGCAGATGATCGACGACCGCCAGACGCACACGCTGCCGAGCGATCCGGCGGCGCTCGACCATGTCGCGCGACTGCATGGGGTGGCGGACGGCGCGGCACTGATCGCGCTGCTCCAGCCGCATGTCGAGCGGGTCGGCCGCATTTATGACGCGCTGGCCGAGGCGGGCGGCAGTGGGCTGCCGAGCGATCCCGATACGCTGGGCGAGCGGCTGGCGCAGGCGGGTTTCGCCGACGCCGACGTCGCGCGTCGCGTGGTGGAGGGCTGGCGCGGCGCTACCTACCCAGCGCTGCGCAGTCCGGCGGCGCAAAGTGCGCTGGAGGCGGTGCTGCCGACGCTGATGGCGGGATTCGGCGGCGCGCCCGATCCGCAGCATGCGATCACCCGCTTCGATGCGATGCTCAAGCGGCTGCCAAGCGCGGTGAACATCTTCCGCCTGCTTGAGGCGCAGCCGGCGCTTACCCGGCTGCTCAGCGCGATCCTCAGCCATGCGCCGACACTGGCCGAGCAGCTCGGCCGCCGGGCGGAACTGCTCGACGGGCTGATCGACGCCAGCGCCCTCGCGCCCGTCGGCGCCGTACCTGACCTGATGGCGACCATGGCCGCCGCCGAGCGGGGGGCCGATTATCAGTGGCTGCTCGAACATGTCCGTCGAATCGTCAACGAGAAGCGCTTCGCCCTGGGCGCGCAGATCGTCGCGGGGGCGAGCGACCCGCTCGACGTGTCCGCCGGCTATGCCCGAGTTGCCGAGGCGGCGATCGAGGTGCTCGCCGCCGCCACGGTGGCGGAGTTTGCCGGTCAGCACGGCCATGTGCCCGGCAGCGAGCTGGTGATCCTCGCACTGGGGCGGATGGGCGGGGGGGCGCTCACCCATGCCTCGGACCTCGACCTGATCTACCTGTTCACCGGCGACTATGCGGCGGAATCGGACGGACGGCGGCCACTCGGCGCGGTGACCTATTACAACCGGTTGGCGCAGCGGGTGACGGCGGCCCTCTCGGTGCCTACCGCCGCCGGGCCACTCTATGAAGTCGATACTCGGCTGCGGCCTTCAGGCGCCCAGGGCCCGCTGTCGGTCTCACTCGAAGGCTTTGCCAGCTATCAGGAAAAGGACGCCTGGACCTGGGAGCATATGGCGCTGACCCGTGCCCGCCCGGTATTTGGTTCGTCCGAGGCGCGCGTGCAGGTGCAGGCGATCATTAGCCGTGTGCTCCACGGCGCCCGGCCGGATCGCGACATCCTCGCCGATGCCGCCAAGATGCGCGCCGACATGGCCGCGCACAAGCCGCCGGCGGGGCCGCTCGATGCCAAGCTGCTCGATGGCGGGTTGGTCGACCTGGAGTTCGCGGTGCACGTTCAGCAGCTCTGCCATCGCAACGGCTTCGATCCGCAGCTGGGCAGGGCGATCGACGCGCTGGCGGGACAGCGGATTGTGCCCCCGCCGCTGCGACCGGCGCACGACTTCCTCACCCGGTTGCTGGTGACGCTGCGACTGGTCGCCCCGGATGCGCAGCCTCCGGGCGAGCGCACCCGCGCGCTGATTGCCCGCGCGCTGGGTCTGCCCGATTGGGAAGCGGTGGTTGCGACGCTCGACGCGACGCGGCAGGAGGTGCGCGACTGCTGGGCCGCGATACAGGCCGGCACGTGA
- a CDS encoding peroxiredoxin, with translation MMSIEQGDALPRNALVAADGSAIALPEWGAGAPFILYFYPKDDTSGCTREAQDFTALMPEFEALGVKLLGISKDPPAKHQKFTAKYELTVPLATDEDGALMEALGVWVEKSMYGKKYMGIERSTFLFDAAGMLVRAWRKVKVPGHAAEVLDAAKALG, from the coding sequence ATGATGAGCATCGAGCAGGGCGACGCGCTCCCCAGGAACGCGCTGGTGGCGGCGGACGGCAGCGCGATCGCGCTTCCCGAATGGGGCGCAGGCGCGCCCTTCATCCTCTATTTCTATCCAAAGGACGATACCTCGGGCTGCACCCGCGAAGCGCAGGACTTCACCGCGCTGATGCCGGAGTTCGAGGCGCTCGGCGTGAAGCTGCTCGGCATCTCGAAGGATCCGCCCGCAAAGCATCAGAAGTTCACCGCCAAGTACGAGCTCACCGTGCCGCTCGCCACCGATGAGGACGGGGCGCTGATGGAGGCGCTGGGGGTGTGGGTCGAGAAGTCGATGTATGGGAAGAAATATATGGGCATCGAGCGCTCGACCTTCCTGTTCGATGCCGCGGGCATGCTGGTGCGCGCCTGGCGCAAGGTGAAGGTGCCCGGCCATGCCGCCGAGGTGCTGGACGCGGCAAAGGCGCTCGGGTGA